One Legionella hackeliae DNA segment encodes these proteins:
- a CDS encoding lytic transglycosylase — MKFRPRIFILILLLSISSVFLNVAQATQTVWDVLRSQFSLNHETTQPEVQTQLRWLVSHPSYLNKLARSEPYIYHIVTEIKKRHIPGEIALLPMIESAYDPFAYSGAGAAGLWQLMPGTGNNLGLKQDWWFDGRRSIRPSTDAALNYLTYLNKYFHGNWILAIAAYDSGEGTVSRAIKNSGQSRNISFWSLPLPAETRAYVPRLLALAEIIKYPQRYRITLPEIPHVPYFEEVNIGSQIDLNHAAKLAGISYKDLIKLNPGFNRWATAPYKPFKLLIPANKVEKFNRNLASVPEEKRVSWSRYQVRPGDDLNSIARRNFTTVKLLRELNQLKSDKLRSGQYVLIPSTKNAPVAALPKPTMLAVKDQPATTQSYKVLHIVQRNETYSMLEKKYNVSTAEIRKWNQINNTQPLKPGQQLTIWKRTVKYGVYIVKAGDNLSSIAKRNNTKVSTLAKLNPGLNKKLLHPGQQLVIG; from the coding sequence TTGAAGTTTAGACCAAGAATATTTATTTTAATCCTTTTATTATCAATCTCTTCCGTATTTTTAAATGTTGCACAGGCTACTCAAACAGTCTGGGACGTCTTGCGCAGCCAATTCAGCTTAAATCACGAAACTACGCAACCAGAAGTGCAAACTCAGCTTCGTTGGCTAGTCTCGCATCCTAGCTATTTAAATAAATTAGCTCGTTCCGAGCCCTATATTTACCACATAGTTACCGAAATCAAGAAAAGACATATACCGGGTGAAATTGCCCTATTACCCATGATTGAAAGTGCTTATGACCCTTTTGCCTATTCTGGCGCTGGAGCCGCAGGTCTATGGCAACTAATGCCTGGTACAGGGAATAATTTAGGCTTAAAACAGGATTGGTGGTTTGATGGTCGTCGCAGTATCCGCCCGTCGACTGATGCTGCACTGAATTATTTAACCTATCTAAATAAATACTTTCATGGAAACTGGATTCTGGCGATTGCCGCTTATGACTCTGGCGAAGGAACTGTTTCTCGAGCGATTAAAAACAGTGGACAATCAAGAAACATCAGCTTTTGGTCTTTACCCTTGCCCGCAGAAACTCGCGCATATGTTCCAAGACTTCTAGCACTCGCTGAAATTATTAAATACCCGCAGCGTTATAGAATTACCCTGCCAGAGATACCTCATGTTCCTTACTTTGAAGAAGTTAATATTGGCAGTCAAATTGATTTAAATCATGCCGCGAAACTTGCCGGTATTTCATATAAAGATCTTATTAAATTAAACCCAGGCTTTAATCGTTGGGCAACTGCACCCTACAAACCATTCAAACTACTTATCCCGGCCAATAAGGTTGAAAAATTTAATCGTAATCTTGCAAGTGTTCCGGAAGAAAAAAGAGTCAGCTGGAGTCGTTATCAAGTGCGTCCTGGTGATGATTTGAATTCTATTGCACGTCGAAATTTCACCACTGTAAAATTATTAAGAGAGCTTAATCAATTAAAATCCGACAAACTGCGTAGTGGCCAATATGTACTAATACCAAGTACAAAAAATGCGCCTGTTGCAGCACTTCCCAAACCGACTATGCTTGCAGTTAAGGACCAGCCAGCAACCACACAAAGCTATAAAGTTCTGCATATTGTACAACGTAATGAAACCTATTCAATGCTGGAAAAGAAATACAACGTATCCACTGCAGAAATAAGAAAATGGAATCAAATCAATAACACACAACCGTTAAAACCTGGACAACAATTAACAATATGGAAACGCACAGTCAAGTATGGGGTTTATATTGTTAAAGCAGGGGATAACTTAAGTAGTATTGCCAAACGAAATAATACAAAGGTATCTACGCTGGCCAAATTAAACCCTGGGCTCAATAAAAAGCTACTTCATCCAGGTCAACAATTGGTAATAGGTTAA
- the ruvC gene encoding crossover junction endodeoxyribonuclease RuvC yields the protein MSIILGIDPGSRVTGYGVIKEEGRNIRYIDSGCIRTSDGELSQRLLQIFDGICQLMDDYNPDEVAIEQVFMHQNPSSALKLGHARGVAMVAAASHRKRISEYSPREIKQSVVGYGAAQKEQVKHMVVKLLMLNSAPQSDAADALAIAICHSHMRHNLSLIQRSQNLRRRAR from the coding sequence ATGAGTATCATCCTAGGCATTGACCCCGGTTCTCGTGTGACAGGCTATGGGGTCATTAAGGAAGAAGGACGCAACATTCGATATATTGATAGTGGCTGCATCCGCACATCAGATGGGGAATTAAGTCAGCGACTTTTGCAAATTTTTGATGGTATCTGCCAACTGATGGATGACTATAATCCTGATGAGGTTGCAATTGAACAAGTCTTCATGCATCAAAACCCTAGTTCCGCTCTGAAATTAGGCCATGCGCGAGGGGTGGCCATGGTTGCTGCGGCGTCACATCGCAAAAGGATTAGTGAGTATTCGCCTCGTGAAATTAAGCAATCTGTAGTAGGTTATGGTGCTGCTCAAAAGGAGCAGGTGAAGCATATGGTGGTCAAATTACTGATGCTAAATAGTGCGCCCCAAAGTGATGCTGCTGATGCTTTAGCGATTGCAATCTGCCATAGTCATATGCGTCATAATTTATCACTTATCCAGCGTTCACAGAACTTGAGGAGACGGGCACGATGA
- a CDS encoding 23S rRNA (adenine(2030)-N(6))-methyltransferase RlmJ — MLSYQHGYHAGNFADVVKHVTLSRILTYLVKKEKPLFYLETHSGKGLYDLKDSQAIKTGESLQGIQLLCQHKNQLSPLFSPYLKCINSINTTAGLRFYPGSPAIAIELLRPQDRLYCCELHPREFEHLKTLLHPEKRVFFSHSDGIASLTSLLPPPERRGIIFIDPSYEIKDEYKTIPKAINLAYQRFSTGTFCLWYPLVDNWLHQQLLRGMESIGAKSTLRLEFIHRAEDGAGMTGCGLWIINPHYTLEEEMKTILEQLKSLFNPGISSFLVDRREI; from the coding sequence ATGCTTAGCTACCAACACGGATACCATGCCGGTAATTTTGCTGATGTTGTGAAACACGTCACGCTTTCTCGCATTCTTACTTACTTAGTGAAGAAAGAAAAACCGCTGTTTTATCTTGAAACCCATTCAGGTAAAGGACTTTATGATTTAAAGGATTCACAGGCTATAAAGACTGGAGAATCGCTTCAAGGCATCCAATTGCTTTGTCAACATAAAAATCAATTATCCCCTTTATTCTCACCCTACCTAAAATGTATCAACTCGATAAACACTACAGCAGGGCTTCGTTTCTACCCAGGCTCTCCTGCGATTGCTATTGAGCTTTTAAGACCTCAGGATCGTTTATATTGCTGTGAATTACATCCAAGAGAATTTGAACATCTTAAAACACTACTGCATCCAGAAAAGCGTGTTTTTTTCAGCCATAGTGATGGTATCGCGTCTTTAACTTCTTTATTACCTCCTCCCGAACGTCGAGGCATTATTTTTATCGATCCTTCTTATGAAATTAAAGATGAGTACAAAACTATTCCCAAGGCAATTAATTTAGCTTATCAACGGTTTTCAACCGGGACTTTTTGCCTATGGTATCCTTTAGTTGATAATTGGTTACATCAGCAGCTTTTAAGGGGTATGGAAAGTATTGGTGCAAAAAGTACCCTACGACTTGAATTTATTCACAGGGCAGAAGATGGGGCAGGGATGACAGGATGTGGATTATGGATTATCAATCCCCACTACACACTTGAAGAAGAAATGAAAACTATTCTTGAACAATTGAAGTCATTGTTTAACCCTGGCATTTCATCGTTTCTTGTTGATAGAAGAGAAATCTAA
- a CDS encoding PA3496 family putative envelope integrity protein produces the protein MGFPREYEESNSFADYSYEEEKVENLDHKKRVRKMLEDRLERKRLREELEDELDGEFDWDELDR, from the coding sequence ATGGGCTTTCCTAGAGAATATGAAGAGAGCAATTCTTTTGCAGATTATTCCTATGAGGAAGAAAAAGTTGAAAACTTGGATCATAAAAAACGAGTACGCAAAATGCTTGAAGACAGACTTGAGCGTAAACGTTTAAGAGAAGAGTTAGAAGACGAATTGGACGGTGAATTCGATTGGGATGAATTAGATCGTTAA
- a CDS encoding YebC/PmpR family DNA-binding transcriptional regulator, whose product MAGHSKWANIKFRKGAQDAKRGKIFTKLIREITVSARMGGAEESSNPRLRDAVSKALKANMKRDTIDNAIKRGAGGLDGANMIEMRYEGYGPGGVAILVDCLSDNKNRTVSDVRHAFTKHGGNLGTDGSVSYLFTKQGEILLAAGQSEESAMEAAIEAGAEDVVVEDNQIEIITADDNYHTVLAAIQGAGYEVEQSHLTMRAQTTVALDKETAESLMKLIDMLEDLDDVQEVHSNAELPETLFETA is encoded by the coding sequence ATGGCAGGACATAGTAAATGGGCTAATATCAAATTCCGTAAAGGTGCTCAAGATGCCAAACGTGGTAAAATTTTCACAAAACTGATTCGAGAAATAACTGTTTCAGCAAGAATGGGTGGAGCAGAGGAGTCATCAAATCCTCGGTTACGTGATGCAGTTAGTAAAGCTTTAAAAGCGAATATGAAGCGCGACACGATTGATAATGCTATTAAGCGTGGGGCAGGTGGTCTTGATGGCGCGAACATGATAGAAATGCGCTATGAAGGATATGGTCCTGGCGGAGTTGCTATTCTCGTTGACTGTTTATCCGATAATAAAAATCGGACAGTCTCTGATGTAAGACATGCTTTTACAAAACATGGTGGAAATTTAGGTACAGATGGTTCCGTATCTTATCTATTTACCAAACAGGGTGAAATTCTTCTTGCCGCGGGACAATCGGAAGAAAGCGCTATGGAGGCAGCCATAGAAGCTGGGGCAGAAGATGTTGTGGTTGAGGATAATCAAATCGAAATTATTACTGCCGACGATAATTATCATACCGTTTTAGCGGCTATCCAAGGCGCTGGTTATGAAGTGGAGCAATCCCACTTGACCATGCGCGCGCAAACGACTGTTGCTTTGGATAAAGAGACTGCTGAAAGTTTAATGAAGCTGATTGATATGTTGGAAGACTTGGATGATGTTCAGGAAGTTCATAGTAATGCTGAACTCCCTGAGACTCTATTTGAAACTGCCTAA
- the hmgA gene encoding homogentisate 1,2-dioxygenase has product MYLAGFGNYHQTEAIPGALPQDQNSPQQCAFGLYAEQLSGSAFTRPRHSNLRSWLYRTLPSVVHADYKPYEKSFVINYAHMQPPNPMRWAPLPALSVAKDFIDGLFYIAGNTTMNAFIYQCNQAMEKRYFSNSDGEMLLVPYAGELAIHTEFGQLTIVPGKIAVIPRGVTFRADPGSNFAAGYICENMGSPFVLPQLGPIGSNGLANPRHFLYPKASFETIQDEVQLFCKYQQKLWVAKSNHSPLNVVAWHGNYAPYSYDLGLFNTINTVSFDHPDPSIFTVLTSESDTPGVANLDFVIFPPRWMVAEHTFRPPYFHRNIMSEMMGLITGEYDAKKEGFLPGGVSIHNCMSAHGPDADTYQNVLDEELKPTRYQDTMAFMFEAKNPWLVSEQALSHSTREENYSDCWQHLPCNFNKS; this is encoded by the coding sequence GTGTATTTAGCAGGATTCGGTAATTACCATCAAACAGAAGCTATTCCAGGTGCCCTGCCTCAGGATCAAAACTCTCCACAGCAATGTGCATTTGGTCTTTATGCAGAACAATTGAGCGGGAGTGCTTTCACGCGACCAAGACACAGCAATTTACGCAGTTGGTTATATCGTACTCTTCCTTCGGTGGTCCATGCCGATTACAAACCTTACGAAAAATCGTTCGTAATCAATTATGCACACATGCAGCCCCCCAATCCCATGCGTTGGGCTCCTCTACCTGCGCTGTCTGTTGCAAAAGATTTTATTGATGGCTTATTTTATATCGCTGGAAACACCACAATGAATGCATTTATTTATCAATGCAATCAAGCTATGGAAAAACGTTATTTTAGTAACAGCGATGGCGAAATGTTATTAGTTCCTTATGCCGGTGAACTGGCTATACACACTGAGTTTGGTCAATTAACAATTGTCCCTGGTAAAATAGCTGTTATCCCACGTGGTGTCACATTCAGAGCAGACCCTGGTTCAAATTTTGCAGCCGGCTATATCTGTGAAAATATGGGAAGTCCTTTTGTTCTACCCCAACTAGGGCCAATTGGTTCAAATGGATTAGCCAATCCACGACATTTTTTATACCCCAAAGCCAGCTTTGAAACGATTCAAGATGAGGTTCAGCTATTCTGCAAATATCAACAAAAACTTTGGGTAGCAAAATCAAATCATTCACCTTTAAACGTCGTTGCCTGGCATGGAAACTATGCGCCCTATAGTTATGATTTAGGACTATTCAATACCATCAATACCGTAAGTTTTGATCATCCAGACCCATCAATTTTTACTGTCTTAACATCAGAAAGTGATACTCCTGGGGTAGCCAATCTGGATTTTGTTATTTTTCCTCCACGCTGGATGGTGGCGGAACACACCTTTAGGCCCCCCTATTTTCACCGTAATATCATGAGTGAAATGATGGGACTTATTACAGGTGAATATGATGCTAAAAAAGAAGGATTTTTACCCGGTGGAGTTAGTATTCATAACTGTATGTCTGCACATGGACCGGACGCTGATACCTATCAAAATGTTCTTGATGAAGAACTAAAACCCACCCGCTACCAAGATACTATGGCATTTATGTTTGAAGCCAAAAATCCCTGGCTAGTAAGTGAGCAAGCTTTGTCCCATTCGACTAGAGAGGAAAACTATTCGGATTGTTGGCAACATTTACCTTGCAATTTTAATAAATCCTAG
- the ruvA gene encoding Holliday junction branch migration protein RuvA codes for MIGWLNGQIVDKHQPGKLVVDVNGVGYDVETSLHTFFQLETQPGTIGLHIHTVVREDALQLFGFLDKQERTLFRALIKVNGIGPKIAIAILSSITPHEFIRCIEEQNAPLLTKLPGIGKKTAERLLIEMRDSIKQFSSQVDVNYSLQQPLLKQEQSEAISALEALGYKQQEAVKVVKKIDDGNKSCEQLIRQALQLLASR; via the coding sequence ATGATTGGTTGGTTGAATGGACAAATTGTAGATAAACATCAACCCGGAAAATTGGTAGTTGATGTCAATGGTGTCGGATATGATGTGGAAACGTCATTACACACTTTTTTCCAGTTGGAAACTCAACCCGGTACAATAGGATTGCATATTCATACCGTCGTTCGCGAAGATGCCTTACAGCTGTTTGGTTTTTTAGACAAACAGGAAAGAACTTTATTCAGGGCATTAATTAAAGTAAATGGAATTGGACCAAAAATAGCAATAGCAATCTTATCCAGCATTACACCCCACGAATTTATCCGATGTATTGAGGAACAAAATGCCCCTCTTTTAACAAAACTTCCAGGCATAGGTAAAAAAACTGCTGAACGTTTATTAATTGAAATGCGGGATAGCATTAAGCAATTTTCTTCACAAGTAGATGTAAATTATTCTCTACAACAGCCCTTGCTAAAACAAGAACAAAGCGAAGCTATCAGTGCTCTGGAAGCTTTGGGATATAAACAGCAAGAGGCAGTCAAAGTTGTCAAAAAAATTGATGATGGAAATAAAAGTTGCGAACAACTGATTCGCCAGGCATTACAGTTATTGGCTAGTAGATAG
- the gloB gene encoding hydroxyacylglutathione hydrolase codes for MKVQPVAAFNDNYIWMIIDERKAAALCVDPGDAQPVINFLTSQSLQLQAILLTHHHHDHIGGVLDLTQIYPDIPVYGPEDPRIPFVTHTLKPDTVLSLTPYNFKILGTPGHTSTHISLFEPTYQWLFCGDTLFSAGCGRVFDGTIEELFSSLQKIRALPEETKVFCAHEYTRQNLRFANLVEPSNLAVKDYSDELRKNDRCSLPSTIGLEKKINPFLRTDTQNFTDYAHQRANNSRDPFIIFKQLRADKNNFS; via the coding sequence ATGAAAGTACAACCCGTTGCTGCCTTTAATGATAATTATATATGGATGATTATTGATGAGAGGAAGGCAGCAGCACTCTGTGTAGATCCAGGTGATGCCCAACCGGTTATTAATTTTTTAACCAGCCAGTCTCTACAACTTCAGGCCATTCTTTTAACGCATCATCATCATGATCATATTGGAGGAGTGTTGGACTTAACCCAAATCTATCCTGACATTCCTGTTTATGGTCCCGAGGACCCTCGTATTCCTTTTGTCACCCATACACTTAAACCAGATACCGTCTTATCGTTAACACCCTATAATTTTAAAATTTTAGGTACTCCTGGCCATACCTCAACACATATCAGTCTTTTTGAACCCACTTATCAATGGCTATTTTGTGGCGATACGCTTTTTTCGGCAGGTTGTGGTCGTGTTTTTGATGGAACAATTGAAGAGTTATTTTCCTCGCTGCAAAAAATAAGAGCATTGCCGGAGGAGACAAAAGTATTTTGTGCGCATGAATACACGAGACAAAACCTTCGTTTTGCAAACCTTGTAGAGCCCAGTAACCTTGCCGTAAAAGATTATAGTGATGAACTTCGTAAAAATGATCGTTGCTCATTACCATCAACAATTGGATTAGAGAAAAAAATTAACCCTTTTTTACGAACTGACACTCAAAATTTTACAGATTATGCACATCAAAGAGCGAATAACAGTCGTGACCCTTTTATAATTTTTAAACAATTGAGAGCGGATAAAAACAATTTCTCTTAA
- a CDS encoding septation protein A has protein sequence MKLLFDFFPILLFFISYKLFGIYNATAVAMAASLFQVIFHRLKHQRYEKIHLISLAIIFVLGGATLFFHNPWFIKWKPTGIYWLTSLVFLLSPIVSNKPLIQKMMEGNINLPLKIWYRLNYAWALFFVLMGSVNLYVAYYYSTDIWVNFKLFGGAGFTLLFVFLQAIYLTRHLIEKDVEQQPSSDSR, from the coding sequence ATGAAACTACTCTTTGATTTTTTTCCAATTTTACTTTTTTTTATTAGTTATAAATTATTTGGCATTTACAATGCCACCGCAGTAGCTATGGCTGCATCGTTATTCCAGGTTATCTTCCACAGACTCAAGCATCAACGCTATGAAAAAATTCATTTGATAAGTCTGGCAATCATCTTTGTTTTAGGGGGAGCAACGTTATTTTTTCATAATCCCTGGTTCATTAAATGGAAACCTACTGGTATTTATTGGCTAACGTCCTTAGTGTTTCTTCTTTCCCCTATTGTCAGCAATAAACCCCTTATTCAAAAAATGATGGAAGGGAATATAAATTTACCATTAAAAATCTGGTATCGTTTAAATTATGCATGGGCCTTATTTTTTGTTTTAATGGGTAGTGTTAATCTTTATGTAGCGTACTATTATAGTACCGACATTTGGGTTAATTTTAAGTTATTTGGTGGGGCTGGTTTTACATTGCTATTTGTCTTTCTTCAGGCAATTTACTTAACCAGACATTTAATTGAAAAAGATGTTGAACAACAACCCTCTAGTGATTCCCGCTAG
- a CDS encoding response regulator produces MRLLLVEDDELLGDAVKAGLTQFGYVVDWLKDGEAARAAVKSESFELIILDLGLPKLSGLGFLQAIRHDGNATPVIILTARESVEDRVKGLDSGADDYLTKPFDLNELSARVRALVRRSSGRADAVLQYRNVTLDPAAHSVYVDGVMVNVPRREFALLQKLLENSGQVLSREQLMQSIYGWDEDVDSNALEVHIHNLRKKLNANFIRTIRGVGYMAEKNESN; encoded by the coding sequence ATGCGATTGCTACTGGTTGAAGATGATGAGTTACTTGGTGATGCAGTCAAAGCAGGTCTCACACAGTTCGGATACGTTGTTGATTGGCTAAAAGACGGGGAAGCAGCACGTGCTGCAGTAAAATCAGAATCTTTTGAATTAATTATTCTTGATCTAGGTTTACCCAAACTTTCAGGTTTAGGTTTCCTGCAAGCAATCCGCCACGATGGAAACGCGACGCCTGTTATCATTCTTACCGCTCGTGAATCTGTGGAGGATCGAGTAAAAGGTTTGGATAGTGGTGCTGACGATTATCTTACCAAACCCTTTGATTTAAATGAGTTGAGTGCCCGAGTTCGCGCACTCGTTAGACGTTCTTCAGGACGTGCCGATGCCGTCTTACAATATCGTAACGTTACTCTTGATCCAGCAGCCCACTCTGTCTATGTGGATGGTGTCATGGTTAATGTGCCGCGTAGAGAGTTTGCATTGCTACAAAAACTGCTCGAAAACAGTGGCCAAGTCTTGTCACGAGAGCAGCTTATGCAAAGTATTTACGGCTGGGATGAAGATGTGGACTCCAATGCTCTTGAAGTACACATCCATAACCTACGCAAAAAACTCAATGCCAATTTTATCCGCACAATTCGCGGCGTAGGATATATGGCAGAAAAAAATGAGAGTAATTAA
- a CDS encoding ATP-binding protein — MKSSIRKFLLINLLLAITITTTLTAIGNYYLDQKDIQEHLDTLMAISALSYQALLGDDLHQRPLGKIQDALEIIPQKIDNYYQRRFLNDLPPKSYLDKFNFQVWTNGGKLLLHSPTAPKIPLTAEIDGFSDKIVSNQKWRVFTTYNEQAGVRTVLAERYDTRNELGHRIAQDDLYIMLLTFPLSGLLIWIIIGRGLDSLDRVAQEVANRAPTHLEPVDLQEVPEEIKPVIDELNKLFYRLKEGFEREKRFAADAAHELRTPLAALKAQAQVALNTNNIDEKNQALQKLIASVNRSTHIVQQLLTMSKLVPEAANINDIDEVNLVKITREVLAMLAPSAVEKQIELEFEHDEHLPLFAGNPTALSILIRNLVDNAIRYCKENGKVSVRVYAQNKELILEVRDNGPGIPDELQGRVFERFFRVLGNKSPGSGLGLAIVRQITDLHNGRVELASPSEGTGLIVRVYFPTKEVQPSS; from the coding sequence GTGAAATCGTCTATACGCAAGTTTTTGCTAATCAATTTATTATTAGCAATAACAATCACAACAACCTTAACTGCGATAGGTAATTACTATCTAGACCAAAAAGATATCCAAGAGCATCTTGATACTTTAATGGCTATCTCAGCCCTTTCCTATCAAGCATTGTTGGGAGACGATTTGCATCAACGTCCTCTAGGAAAAATTCAGGATGCTCTTGAAATTATCCCACAAAAAATTGATAACTATTATCAAAGACGCTTTTTAAATGATCTACCGCCTAAAAGCTACCTTGATAAATTTAATTTCCAGGTATGGACAAACGGAGGGAAACTATTACTTCATTCTCCTACAGCGCCTAAAATTCCACTGACTGCCGAAATTGATGGCTTCAGCGATAAAATAGTATCTAATCAAAAATGGCGGGTGTTTACAACCTACAATGAACAAGCTGGAGTGCGCACAGTCTTGGCTGAGCGTTATGATACTCGTAATGAATTAGGCCATCGTATTGCCCAAGATGACCTCTACATTATGTTATTAACATTCCCTCTGTCAGGCTTGCTAATCTGGATTATCATTGGTCGAGGTTTAGATAGTCTTGACCGTGTGGCACAAGAGGTAGCAAACCGGGCGCCAACACATCTCGAACCTGTGGATTTACAAGAAGTACCAGAGGAAATTAAACCTGTTATTGATGAATTAAATAAACTTTTTTATCGCCTAAAAGAAGGTTTTGAACGCGAAAAACGCTTCGCTGCAGATGCCGCCCATGAATTAAGAACACCCCTTGCAGCCTTAAAAGCACAAGCTCAGGTTGCACTGAATACCAATAACATTGACGAGAAAAATCAGGCTTTGCAAAAGCTTATTGCCAGTGTAAATCGCAGCACTCACATCGTTCAGCAATTGCTTACTATGAGCAAGCTTGTTCCTGAGGCCGCCAACATTAATGACATTGATGAAGTCAATCTTGTTAAAATCACCCGTGAAGTTCTTGCCATGTTGGCTCCTAGTGCCGTAGAGAAGCAAATCGAACTGGAATTCGAACACGATGAACATTTACCTTTGTTTGCTGGTAACCCGACAGCGTTAAGCATTTTAATCCGTAATTTGGTAGATAATGCCATTCGTTATTGCAAAGAAAACGGCAAAGTTTCTGTGCGTGTATATGCCCAAAATAAAGAATTGATCCTCGAGGTCCGTGATAATGGCCCAGGTATACCTGATGAGCTTCAGGGCCGGGTATTTGAACGGTTTTTCCGTGTTTTAGGTAATAAGAGTCCTGGTAGCGGCTTGGGGTTGGCGATTGTTCGACAAATCACCGATCTTCATAATGGCCGAGTTGAACTCGCATCCCCTAGCGAAGGCACTGGACTTATTGTACGCGTTTATTTTCCTACTAAAGAAGTACAACCGTCCAGTTAA
- the folD gene encoding bifunctional methylenetetrahydrofolate dehydrogenase/methenyltetrahydrofolate cyclohydrolase FolD codes for MTAILLDGNLVSSKLKQEIKLAVADMVSEGKSAPGLAVILVGNDAASQIYVNNKRKACSEIGFKSYAYDLPASTTEKELLILIDKLNNSPEIDGILVQLPLPESIDPNKVIECINPHKDIDGFHPYNMGRLTLRNPLLRPCTPYGIINLLDYYQIPIEGRHTVVIGASNIVGRPMAMEFLLAAATVTICHRFTEDLERHVRSADILVVATGIPDVIDIEWLNLKQVIVDVGIHRLPSGKLRGDVDFEKAKLRVGWITPVPGGVGPMTITVLLQNTLFAARHLRGCS; via the coding sequence ATGACTGCAATTTTATTAGATGGCAATCTGGTTTCCTCTAAATTAAAACAGGAAATAAAACTCGCTGTTGCTGATATGGTTAGTGAGGGGAAAAGTGCACCTGGTCTTGCCGTCATTCTTGTAGGAAACGATGCAGCGTCCCAGATTTATGTGAATAACAAGCGAAAAGCCTGTTCGGAAATAGGTTTTAAATCTTATGCTTATGATTTACCTGCATCCACCACGGAAAAAGAATTATTAATCTTAATTGATAAATTAAATAATTCACCTGAAATTGATGGCATTTTAGTCCAACTTCCTTTACCTGAATCGATTGACCCCAATAAAGTTATCGAATGCATTAATCCCCACAAAGATATTGACGGTTTTCATCCCTACAATATGGGGCGTTTGACATTAAGAAATCCTTTATTAAGACCATGCACCCCGTATGGGATTATTAACCTATTGGACTATTATCAGATACCTATTGAAGGTAGACATACCGTTGTAATTGGTGCATCAAACATTGTGGGTCGTCCTATGGCAATGGAATTTCTTTTAGCCGCAGCAACCGTAACTATTTGCCATCGTTTTACTGAAGATCTTGAAAGACATGTTCGTAGTGCAGATATTTTGGTAGTAGCAACAGGTATTCCCGATGTAATTGACATTGAGTGGTTAAACTTGAAGCAAGTGATAGTTGACGTAGGTATACATCGTTTACCTAGTGGAAAATTAAGAGGTGATGTTGATTTTGAAAAGGCTAAGTTAAGAGTTGGCTGGATAACACCAGTCCCAGGAGGGGTCGGACCAATGACTATTACTGTCTTACTGCAGAATACACTATTTGCAGCAAGACATTTAAGAGGCTGTAGTTAA